In Duganella zoogloeoides, a single genomic region encodes these proteins:
- a CDS encoding tandem-95 repeat protein translates to MKKTDRTVIEASLPPVATARRALQRRGPAPLVLEQRIMFDGAAVDTAVSARASAEHAAADNAAAERAAAEKAAAAVKAPAAVAGPTEQTRHEIVFIEDNVTNLQQLVAGVRDGVEVVVLDHTRDGLQQMLAALQGHAPVDAIHLVTHGSAGQIELGSTISGANIEQYRDQLTQLGQSLTAGGDLLIYGCDVADGAAGLAFVDRLAQLTQADVAASTDITGSQAFAGNWTLEAQHGGIETAALVLDRAGWQGELAVDTVYNANWQQLVFNGTGTGFTNIIGDGKSNGNVVRFNSVITINGRAIDAVVTTTLDRATISNYDSTSNPSSTSAYFQPNMVVSASGGGATFTVDFYKAGTYTGVGTGTAVTLQNVAVNSYDIDGVGSSNTDRQYQQFKGFSRYELSNNTKLVPTTQADGSVTFQYVSATGVNNGPIAQDEYRVKVYYDSMSSFQIKSGVNTAGSGTLNGTAYFALDFSVGPAWGSATTIVDSPAARLTYSTTNFTEATANDGSITMSATITLANGTFSGSNGAALSGVTFSNTPAGLTAEITRTSATTATLTFTGNASAHANANDISNFGVSFGNGAFSGVLASAVTGAARADIVVDFADPANRAPTASDTTITTSEDLPMTGSLPAGTDLDGDTFTYAKATNPAHGTLTVSAGGTYIYTPAANYNGADSFNYTVTDSKGASNTYTVTVNVTPVNDAPTASGTAITTAEDTVKSGSLPAATDIDGDTITYGKASDPAHGTVVVNADGTYTYTAAANYNGADSFTYTVSDGNGGSNTYTVAITVSPVNDAPVAGNDSITTAEDTIKSGTLPAATDLEGDTFIYSTGTAPAHGRVVVNDDGSYLYIPAANYNGSDSFTYKVTDSHGASNTYTVSVNVTPVNDKPVASGTAITTNEDTVKTGTLPTATDVDGDTVTYGKGSDPAHGTVVVNADGTYTYTPAANYNGADSFTYTVSDGNGGSNTYTVAITVSPVNDAPVAGNDSITTAEDTIKSGNLPAATDVDGDAVTYARVTDASHGTVVINPNGSYIYLPAANYNGADSFTYKVTDSQGASNTYTVLVNVTPVNDAPTASGTAITTAEDTVKTGSLPAATDIDGDTITYGKGSDPAHGTVVVNADGTYTYTPAANYNGADSFTYTVSDGNGGSNTYTVAITVSPVNDAPVAGNDSITTAEDTIKSGTLPAATDLEGDTFIYSTGTAPAHGRVVVNDDGSYLYIPAANYNGSDSFTYKVTDSHGASNTYTVSVNVTPVNDKPVASGTAITTNEDTVKTGTLPTATDVDGDTVTYGKGSDPAHGTVVVNADGTYTFTPAANYNGADSFTYTVSDGNGGSNTYTVAITVSPVNDAPVAGNDSITTAEDTIKSGNLPAATDVDGGAVTYARVTDASHGTVVINPNGSYIYLPAANYNGADSFTYKVTDSQGASNTYTVSVNVTPVNDAPTASGTAITTAEDTVKTGSLPAATDIDGDTITYGKGSDPAHGTVVVNADGTYTYTPAANYNGADSFTYTVSDGNGGSNTYTVTITVSPVNDAPVGSGTSITTSEDTVKTGTLPVASDIDGDTVTYTKATDPAHGVVVVNADGTYTYTPAANYNGADSFTYTVSDGNGGSNTYTVAITVSPVNDAPVAGNDSITLNEDTVKTGTLPVASDIDGDTVTYTRATDPAHGVVVVNADGTYTYTPVANYNGADSFTYTVSDGQGGSNTYTVAITISPVNDAPVGSGTTITTSEDTVKTGTLPVATDVDGDTLTYGKGSDPGHGTVVVNPDGTYLYTPAANYNGADSFTYTVSDGQGGSNTYTVAITVSPVNDAPVGSGTTITTSEDTVKTGTLPVATDVDGDTLTYGKGSDPAHGTVVVNPDGTYLYTPAANYNGADSFTYTVNDGQGGSNTYTVTITISPVNDAPVGSGTTITTSEDTVKTGTLPVASDIDGDTVTYTKATDPAHGVVVVNADGTYTYTPAANYNGADSFTYTVSDGNGGSNTYTVAITVSPVNDAPVAGNDSISLNEDTVKTGTLPVATDIDGDSVTYTKATDPAHGVVVVNADGTYTYTPAANYNGADSFTYTVSDGHGGSNTYTVAITVSPVNDAPVGSGTTITTSEDTVKTGTLPVATDVDGDTLTYGKGSDPAHGTVVVNPDGTYLYTPAANYNGADSFSYTVSDGHGGSNTYTVAITISPVNDAPVGSGTTITTSEDTVKTGTLPVATDVDGDTLTYGKGSDPAHGMVVVNPDGTYLYTPAANYNGADSFTYTVSDGQGGSNTYTVAITVSPVNDAPVGSGTTITTSEDTVKTATLPVATDVDGDTLTYGKGSDPAHGTVVVNPDGTYLYTPAANYNGADSFTYTVSDGQGGSNTYTVAINISPVNDAPTAADSTVTVNEDQVLSGALPAVVDVDGDTATYGKASDPAHGTLVVNANGTYIYTPAANFNGADSFTYTVSDGNGGSTTYTVNITVNPVNDAPVAPGSVPAPVDLSAGVAMPTLTVPAFTDIDNASLNYTATLANGDALPAWLVFDPATRTFSGTPATDAAGSYTVVVRASDGTASSSVAVNFTVLPLPPQPVLAPEPVAVPAPVVVEAPPVPAPLPVAALPPLPTFVPSPEIVDTRINADAPSNLAGSEAPQLDGQGTRATELSGEYRRSAEMSDLYTDNNGFRTVVATAENPALMLFQGVPDQYTENGRAMTVTIPSDAFVHTKSDAVVRLAATLQDGRPLPAWMQFDAQTGKFTGEVPKGLVGEVRVKLIARDINGHEATALFRINVGQAKTAMGKSGLSEQLRQVSAVNAAYRVRA, encoded by the coding sequence ATGAAAAAAACGGACCGCACCGTCATTGAAGCTTCCCTCCCTCCAGTCGCCACCGCCCGCCGCGCACTCCAGCGTCGCGGCCCGGCGCCACTGGTGCTAGAACAGCGCATCATGTTTGACGGTGCGGCGGTCGATACCGCCGTGAGTGCCAGGGCATCGGCCGAGCACGCCGCAGCCGACAACGCGGCGGCCGAACGCGCTGCCGCCGAAAAGGCCGCTGCCGCAGTCAAGGCGCCGGCGGCGGTGGCGGGCCCGACCGAGCAAACCCGTCATGAAATCGTCTTTATCGAAGATAACGTGACCAATTTGCAGCAACTGGTGGCCGGTGTGCGCGATGGCGTCGAAGTGGTGGTGCTGGACCATACCCGCGACGGCTTGCAGCAAATGCTGGCGGCCTTGCAAGGCCATGCGCCGGTCGATGCGATCCACCTGGTCACGCACGGCTCGGCTGGTCAGATCGAGCTCGGCAGCACGATTTCGGGCGCCAATATCGAGCAATACCGCGACCAGCTGACGCAACTGGGCCAGTCGCTCACGGCCGGTGGCGACTTGCTGATTTATGGCTGCGATGTGGCCGATGGCGCGGCCGGCCTGGCGTTCGTCGATCGCCTGGCGCAACTGACCCAGGCCGACGTGGCCGCCTCGACCGACATCACCGGCTCGCAGGCGTTTGCCGGCAACTGGACCCTGGAAGCGCAGCATGGCGGCATCGAGACGGCCGCGCTGGTACTGGACCGCGCGGGCTGGCAGGGCGAACTGGCGGTCGATACCGTGTATAACGCCAACTGGCAGCAGCTGGTGTTCAATGGTACCGGCACCGGCTTTACCAACATCATCGGCGACGGCAAATCGAACGGCAACGTGGTGCGCTTTAACAGCGTGATCACCATCAATGGCCGGGCCATCGACGCGGTGGTGACCACCACGCTGGACCGCGCCACCATCAGCAACTATGATTCAACCAGCAATCCGTCGAGTACCAGTGCATACTTCCAGCCGAACATGGTGGTATCCGCCTCGGGTGGCGGCGCTACCTTCACCGTCGACTTCTACAAGGCCGGCACCTATACCGGCGTGGGTACCGGCACCGCCGTCACGCTGCAAAACGTGGCCGTCAATTCGTATGATATCGACGGCGTAGGCTCCAGCAACACCGACCGCCAGTATCAGCAGTTCAAAGGTTTCTCCCGCTACGAATTGTCGAACAATACCAAGCTGGTGCCCACGACCCAGGCCGACGGCTCGGTGACGTTCCAGTATGTGTCGGCAACTGGCGTGAATAATGGGCCGATTGCCCAGGACGAATACCGCGTCAAGGTGTACTACGATTCGATGAGTTCGTTCCAGATCAAGTCGGGTGTCAATACTGCAGGGAGCGGTACGCTGAACGGGACTGCCTATTTTGCGCTCGATTTCAGCGTGGGGCCGGCATGGGGCAGTGCGACGACCATCGTCGACTCTCCGGCCGCGCGCCTGACGTACAGCACCACCAATTTCACCGAAGCGACCGCCAACGATGGCTCGATCACGATGAGCGCGACCATCACGCTGGCCAACGGCACTTTCAGCGGCAGCAATGGCGCGGCGCTGTCCGGCGTTACTTTCAGCAATACCCCGGCGGGCCTGACGGCCGAGATCACCCGCACCAGCGCCACCACCGCCACCCTGACCTTCACCGGCAATGCCAGCGCGCACGCCAATGCGAATGACATCAGCAACTTTGGCGTCAGCTTCGGCAATGGGGCGTTCAGCGGCGTGCTGGCCAGCGCCGTCACGGGCGCGGCGCGTGCCGATATCGTGGTCGATTTTGCGGACCCTGCCAACCGCGCGCCGACGGCATCGGACACCACCATCACCACCAGCGAAGACCTGCCCATGACCGGCAGCCTGCCGGCGGGTACCGACCTCGATGGTGATACCTTTACCTATGCCAAGGCCACCAATCCTGCCCATGGCACCCTGACGGTCAGCGCCGGCGGCACCTACATCTACACGCCGGCCGCCAACTACAACGGCGCCGACAGCTTCAATTACACCGTCACCGACAGCAAGGGCGCCTCGAATACGTACACCGTGACGGTCAATGTCACACCGGTCAACGATGCGCCAACGGCATCCGGCACGGCCATTACCACCGCCGAAGATACGGTCAAGTCCGGCAGCCTGCCGGCGGCCACCGACATCGATGGCGACACCATCACCTACGGCAAGGCCAGTGACCCGGCCCATGGCACGGTGGTGGTCAATGCTGACGGCACCTACACCTATACGGCGGCCGCCAACTACAATGGCGCCGACAGCTTTACCTATACCGTCAGCGATGGCAACGGCGGCAGCAACACCTACACGGTGGCCATTACCGTCAGCCCGGTCAACGATGCGCCGGTAGCGGGCAACGACAGCATCACCACGGCGGAAGACACCATCAAGTCGGGCACCTTGCCGGCCGCCACCGACCTGGAAGGCGACACCTTCATCTACAGCACGGGCACGGCGCCCGCGCATGGCCGTGTAGTCGTCAACGACGACGGCAGCTATCTGTATATCCCGGCAGCGAACTACAACGGCAGCGACAGCTTCACGTACAAGGTAACGGACAGCCATGGCGCGTCGAACACCTATACGGTGTCGGTCAACGTCACGCCGGTCAACGACAAGCCGGTGGCCTCCGGCACGGCGATCACGACAAATGAAGACACGGTCAAGACCGGCACCCTGCCAACCGCGACCGATGTCGACGGCGATACCGTCACCTACGGCAAGGGCAGCGATCCGGCCCATGGCACGGTGGTGGTCAATGCCGACGGCACCTACACCTATACGCCGGCCGCCAACTACAATGGCGCCGACAGCTTTACCTATACCGTTAGCGATGGCAATGGCGGCAGCAACACCTACACGGTGGCCATTACCGTCAGCCCGGTCAACGATGCGCCGGTAGCGGGCAACGACAGCATCACGACGGCGGAAGACACCATCAAGTCCGGCAACCTGCCGGCCGCCACGGATGTGGACGGCGATGCCGTTACTTATGCCCGCGTGACTGATGCCTCGCACGGCACTGTCGTCATCAATCCGAATGGCAGCTACATCTACCTGCCGGCCGCCAACTACAACGGCGCCGACAGCTTTACCTATAAAGTCACGGACAGCCAGGGTGCGTCGAACACGTACACGGTGTTGGTCAATGTCACGCCGGTCAACGATGCGCCGACTGCTTCAGGCACGGCCATTACCACCGCCGAAGATACGGTCAAGACCGGCAGCCTGCCGGCGGCCACCGACATCGATGGCGACACCATCACCTACGGCAAGGGCAGTGACCCGGCCCATGGCACGGTGGTGGTCAACGCTGACGGCACCTACACCTATACGCCGGCCGCCAACTACAATGGCGCCGACAGCTTTACCTATACCGTCAGCGATGGCAACGGCGGCAGCAACACCTACACGGTGGCCATTACCGTCAGCCCGGTCAACGATGCGCCGGTAGCGGGCAACGACAGCATCACCACGGCGGAAGACACCATCAAGTCGGGCACCTTGCCGGCCGCCACCGACCTGGAAGGCGACACCTTCATCTACAGCACGGGCACGGCGCCCGCGCATGGCCGTGTAGTCGTCAACGACGACGGCAGCTATCTGTATATCCCGGCAGCGAACTACAACGGCAGCGACAGCTTCACGTACAAGGTAACGGACAGCCATGGCGCGTCGAACACCTATACGGTGTCGGTCAACGTCACGCCGGTCAACGACAAGCCGGTGGCCTCCGGCACGGCGATCACGACAAATGAAGACACGGTCAAGACCGGCACCCTGCCAACCGCGACCGATGTCGACGGCGATACCGTCACCTACGGCAAGGGCAGCGATCCGGCCCATGGCACGGTGGTGGTCAATGCCGACGGCACCTACACCTTTACGCCGGCCGCCAACTACAATGGCGCCGACAGCTTTACCTATACCGTCAGCGATGGCAATGGCGGCAGCAACACCTACACGGTGGCCATTACCGTCAGCCCGGTCAACGATGCGCCGGTAGCGGGCAACGACAGCATCACGACGGCGGAAGATACCATCAAGTCCGGCAACCTGCCGGCCGCCACGGATGTGGACGGCGGTGCCGTTACTTATGCCCGCGTGACCGATGCCTCGCACGGCACTGTCGTCATCAATCCGAATGGCAGCTACATCTACCTGCCGGCCGCCAACTACAACGGCGCCGACAGCTTTACCTATAAAGTCACGGACAGCCAGGGTGCGTCGAACACGTACACGGTGTCGGTCAATGTCACGCCGGTCAACGATGCGCCAACTGCTTCAGGCACGGCCATTACCACCGCCGAAGATACGGTCAAGACCGGCAGCCTGCCGGCGGCCACCGACATCGATGGCGACACCATCACCTACGGCAAGGGCAGTGACCCGGCCCATGGCACGGTGGTGGTCAACGCTGACGGCACCTACACCTATACGCCGGCCGCCAACTACAATGGCGCCGACAGCTTTACCTATACCGTCAGCGATGGCAACGGCGGCAGCAACACCTACACGGTTACCATCACCGTCAGCCCGGTGAACGACGCACCGGTGGGCAGCGGCACGTCGATCACCACCAGCGAAGACACCGTCAAGACCGGTACCCTGCCGGTGGCGAGCGATATCGACGGCGATACGGTGACTTACACGAAGGCGACCGACCCGGCGCATGGCGTGGTGGTGGTCAACGCCGACGGTACTTACACGTACACGCCAGCGGCCAACTACAACGGCGCCGACAGCTTCACCTACACCGTCAGCGACGGAAATGGCGGTTCGAATACCTACACGGTGGCAATCACGGTGAGCCCGGTCAACGACGCACCGGTGGCAGGAAACGACAGCATCACGCTGAACGAAGATACGGTCAAAACCGGCACACTGCCAGTGGCAAGCGATATCGATGGCGATACCGTCACCTACACGAGGGCGACCGACCCGGCGCATGGCGTGGTGGTGGTCAACGCCGACGGCACCTATACCTATACGCCAGTCGCCAACTATAACGGCGCCGACAGCTTTACGTACACGGTCAGCGATGGCCAAGGCGGTTCGAACACCTACACGGTCGCGATCACCATCAGCCCGGTCAACGACGCCCCGGTCGGCAGCGGCACGACGATTACCACCAGCGAAGACACCGTCAAAACCGGTACCTTGCCAGTGGCGACCGACGTCGATGGCGACACGCTCACCTACGGCAAGGGCAGCGACCCTGGCCACGGCACGGTCGTCGTCAACCCCGACGGCACTTATCTCTACACGCCAGCGGCCAACTACAACGGCGCCGACAGCTTTACGTACACGGTCAGCGATGGCCAGGGCGGTTCGAACACCTACACGGTCGCGATCACGGTGAGCCCGGTCAACGACGCACCGGTCGGCAGCGGCACGACGATTACCACCAGCGAAGACACCGTCAAAACCGGTACCTTGCCAGTGGCGACCGACGTCGATGGCGACACGCTCACTTACGGCAAGGGCAGCGACCCTGCCCACGGCACGGTCGTCGTCAACCCCGACGGCACTTATCTCTACACGCCAGCGGCCAACTACAACGGCGCCGACAGCTTCACCTACACCGTCAACGACGGCCAGGGCGGCAGCAATACTTACACCGTGACGATCACCATCAGCCCGGTCAACGACGCCCCGGTCGGCAGCGGCACGACGATTACCACCAGCGAAGACACCGTCAAGACCGGTACCCTGCCGGTGGCGAGCGATATCGACGGCGATACGGTGACTTACACGAAGGCGACCGACCCGGCGCATGGCGTGGTGGTGGTCAACGCCGACGGTACTTACACGTACACGCCAGCGGCCAACTACAACGGCGCCGACAGCTTCACCTACACCGTCAGCGACGGAAATGGCGGTTCGAATACCTACACGGTAGCAATCACGGTTAGCCCGGTCAACGACGCACCGGTGGCAGGTAACGACAGCATCTCGCTGAACGAAGATACGGTCAAAACCGGCACGCTGCCAGTGGCAACCGACATCGACGGCGATAGCGTGACCTACACGAAAGCGACCGACCCAGCACACGGCGTGGTGGTGGTCAACGCCGACGGCACTTACACGTACACGCCAGCGGCCAACTACAACGGCGCCGACAGCTTTACCTACACCGTCAGCGATGGCCACGGCGGCAGCAATACCTACACCGTGGCGATCACCGTCAGTCCGGTCAACGACGCCCCGGTCGGCAGCGGCACGACGATTACCACCAGCGAAGACACCGTCAAAACCGGTACCTTGCCAGTGGCGACCGACGTCGATGGCGACACGCTCACTTACGGCAAGGGCAGCGACCCTGCCCACGGCACGGTCGTCGTGAACCCCGACGGCACTTATCTCTACACGCCAGCGGCCAACTACAACGGCGCCGACAGCTTCAGCTACACCGTCAGCGACGGCCACGGAGGCAGCAACACCTACACGGTGGCAATCACCATCAGCCCGGTCAACGACGCCCCGGTCGGCAGCGGCACGACGATTACCACCAGCGAAGACACCGTCAAAACCGGTACCTTGCCAGTGGCGACCGACGTCGATGGCGATACGCTCACCTATGGCAAGGGCAGCGACCCTGCCCATGGCATGGTCGTCGTCAACCCCGACGGCACTTATCTCTACACGCCAGCGGCCAACTACAACGGCGCCGACAGCTTTACGTACACGGTCAGCGATGGCCAGGGCGGTTCGAACACCTACACGGTCGCGATCACGGTGAGCCCGGTCAACGACGCCCCGGTCGGCAGCGGCACGACGATTACCACCAGCGAAGACACCGTCAAAACCGCTACCTTGCCAGTGGCGACCGACGTCGATGGCGACACGCTCACCTACGGCAAGGGCAGCGACCCTGCCCATGGCACGGTCGTCGTCAACCCCGACGGCACTTATCTCTACACGCCAGCGGCCAACTACAACGGCGCCGACAGCTTCACCTACACCGTCAGCGACGGCCAGGGCGGCAGCAATACCTACACCGTGGCGATCAACATCAGTCCGGTCAACGACGCCCCGACCGCCGCCGATTCCACGGTCACAGTCAACGAAGACCAGGTCCTGTCCGGCGCTCTGCCGGCAGTGGTTGACGTCGATGGCGATACCGCGACGTATGGCAAGGCGAGCGACCCGGCCCATGGCACGCTGGTCGTCAATGCCAACGGCACCTACATCTACACGCCGGCGGCCAACTTCAATGGAGCTGACAGCTTTACCTACACGGTCAGCGACGGCAACGGCGGCAGCACCACCTATACCGTCAACATCACGGTCAATCCGGTCAACGATGCGCCGGTAGCACCTGGCAGCGTGCCGGCGCCGGTTGACCTGTCCGCCGGCGTGGCCATGCCGACGCTGACGGTGCCTGCCTTTACCGATATCGACAACGCGTCGCTGAACTACACGGCCACCCTGGCCAATGGCGACGCCTTGCCGGCCTGGCTGGTGTTCGATCCTGCCACCCGTACCTTCAGCGGCACGCCAGCGACCGACGCAGCCGGCAGCTACACGGTGGTGGTGCGCGCCAGCGATGGCACGGCGTCGAGCAGTGTCGCCGTCAACTTCACCGTGCTGCCATTGCCGCCGCAGCCGGTGCTCGCGCCGGAACCGGTGGCCGTGCCGGCGCCGGTCGTGGTGGAAGCGCCGCCGGTACCTGCGCCATTGCCAGTGGCTGCCTTGCCGCCGCTGCCGACCTTCGTGCCGAGCCCGGAGATTGTCGATACCCGCATCAATGCAGACGCGCCGTCGAACCTGGCAGGCAGCGAGGCGCCACAGCTCGATGGCCAGGGCACACGCGCCACCGAGCTGTCGGGCGAGTATCGCCGCAGCGCCGAAATGAGCGATCTGTACACCGACAACAACGGCTTCCGCACCGTGGTTGCCACGGCGGAAAACCCGGCGCTGATGCTGTTCCAGGGCGTGCCCGACCAGTACACCGAAAACGGCCGCGCGATGACGGTGACCATCCCGAGCGACGCCTTTGTGCACACCAAGTCCGACGCCGTGGTGCGCCTGGCCGCCACCTTGCAGGACGGACGTCCGCTGCCAGCGTGGATGCAGTTCGACGCGCAGACCGGCAAATTCACCGGCGAAGTGCCGAAAGGCCTGGTGGGCGAAGTGCGCGTCAAGCTGATCGCGCGCGACATCAACGGCCACGAAGCGACCGCGCTGTTCCGCATCAACGTGGGCCAGGCGAAAACCGCGATGGGGAAGAGCGGTCTGAGCGAGCAATTGCGCCAGGTGAGCGCGGTGAATGCCGCGTACCGCGTCCGGGCATAA
- a CDS encoding efflux RND transporter periplasmic adaptor subunit, whose protein sequence is MMVRPLGLTGLVLAAALAAPAWAAPAAAPVPAAAAPRPVAPAAAAPRAAVERQEVRAQLAPRRYTTIAAEVGAKISRIAVTEGGSFRAGQTLVALDCSMQQAQREKAKAMLSAAEHTFNANKRLEELRSIGKVELEVSESEVAKARAELAYGAAVIGKCSLQAPFSGRVTEQKVREQQYVQPGQALLEIIDDSSLELEFIVPSRWLAWLKPGYAFQVAIDETGKTYPAKVQRIGARVDPVSQSVKLSAAIDGRFPELIAGMSGRVALTPPAGK, encoded by the coding sequence ATGATGGTGCGTCCTCTTGGTCTGACCGGCCTGGTGCTGGCTGCTGCGCTGGCCGCGCCGGCGTGGGCCGCGCCGGCTGCGGCGCCGGTGCCGGCCGCCGCAGCACCGCGTCCGGTTGCGCCAGCCGCCGCAGCACCGCGTGCGGCCGTGGAGCGCCAGGAAGTGCGCGCCCAGCTGGCGCCGCGCCGCTACACCACCATCGCCGCTGAAGTGGGCGCCAAGATCAGCCGCATCGCGGTGACCGAAGGCGGCAGTTTCCGCGCCGGCCAGACCCTGGTCGCGCTCGACTGCTCGATGCAGCAGGCCCAGCGAGAAAAAGCCAAGGCCATGCTGTCGGCGGCCGAACATACCTTCAACGCCAACAAGCGCCTGGAAGAGCTGCGCTCGATCGGCAAGGTGGAGCTGGAAGTGTCGGAATCCGAGGTGGCCAAGGCCCGCGCGGAACTGGCCTATGGCGCGGCAGTGATCGGCAAATGCAGCTTGCAAGCGCCATTTTCCGGCCGCGTGACCGAGCAGAAGGTGCGCGAGCAGCAATATGTGCAGCCGGGCCAGGCGCTACTGGAAATCATCGATGATTCTTCGCTGGAACTGGAATTCATCGTGCCCTCGCGCTGGCTGGCCTGGCTCAAGCCCGGCTACGCCTTCCAGGTGGCGATCGATGAAACCGGCAAGACCTATCCGGCCAAGGTGCAGCGCATCGGCGCCCGTGTCGATCCGGTCAGCCAGTCGGTCAAGCTGTCGGCCGCCATCGATGGACGCTTCCCCGAATTGATCGCAGGCATGAGCGGACGAGTAGCCCTGACGCCTCCCGCCGGCAAATAA
- a CDS encoding TolC family protein, whose translation MQKKIIARAVAACAAVMLTACGTVQVQPLSSADLAAQTTLDRQTAMDNVPPVSGALSMDEAIARALKYNLERRTRLMEEALAMNQFDNASWDMLPRLMANAGYTTRNEELITRSVDSVTGKPSLANPYISSERNHAAYDLGLTWNALDFGMSYITARQSADRVNIAAERRRKAMHTLIQDVRTAFWRTASAQKLRVEVQETIVLAEAALKDARKAESERLRSPVDSLRYQRQLLENLRLLESIEQELSSGRVELAHLINAPLGQVLEVRDPGDKVDVTMLDMPVERMEELAVTQNADIREQFYNARIATEETRRVMLRLFPNLSFNYDLRYDSDRYMINNRWNDAGVHLSYNLFNLFSGPAQKRLAEAGVKLADQRRITAQMTVLAQVHLSRLQYQIAYKQYLRADEIWQADAKIDAHVKNRGKAQTQSKLEQVANSTTAILSLLRRYQSLAQLQASASKVQATLGLEPVLGSVTDMSLEQLTSEVGASMAGWSQGVQAPAVAK comes from the coding sequence ATGCAAAAAAAAATCATCGCCCGCGCTGTCGCGGCGTGCGCCGCCGTCATGCTGACGGCGTGCGGCACCGTCCAGGTACAACCGTTGTCCAGCGCTGACCTGGCAGCGCAAACCACCCTCGATCGCCAGACGGCGATGGACAACGTGCCGCCGGTGTCGGGCGCGTTGTCGATGGATGAGGCGATTGCACGGGCGTTGAAGTACAACCTCGAGCGCCGCACGCGCTTGATGGAAGAAGCGCTGGCGATGAACCAGTTCGACAATGCCAGCTGGGACATGCTGCCGCGCCTGATGGCCAATGCCGGCTACACCACCCGCAATGAAGAGCTGATTACGCGCAGTGTGGATTCGGTGACGGGCAAGCCATCGCTGGCCAATCCGTATATTTCCTCCGAGCGCAACCATGCGGCATACGACCTGGGCCTGACCTGGAACGCGCTCGACTTCGGCATGAGCTACATCACCGCCAGGCAAAGCGCCGACCGCGTCAATATCGCTGCCGAGCGTCGCCGCAAGGCCATGCATACGCTGATCCAGGACGTGCGCACGGCGTTCTGGCGCACTGCCAGCGCGCAAAAGCTGCGCGTGGAAGTCCAGGAAACCATCGTGCTGGCCGAAGCCGCGTTGAAGGATGCGCGCAAGGCGGAATCGGAACGCCTGCGTTCGCCCGTCGATTCGCTGCGCTACCAGCGCCAGTTGCTGGAAAACCTGCGCCTGCTGGAAAGCATCGAGCAGGAACTGTCGTCGGGCCGCGTCGAGCTGGCGCACCTGATCAACGCCCCGCTGGGCCAGGTGCTGGAAGTGCGCGACCCCGGTGACAAGGTGGACGTGACCATGCTGGACATGCCGGTCGAGCGCATGGAAGAGCTGGCGGTAACCCAGAACGCCGACATCCGCGAGCAGTTCTACAACGCCCGCATCGCTACCGAAGAGACGCGCCGCGTGATGCTGCGCCTGTTCCCGAACCTGTCCTTCAACTACGACCTGCGTTACGACAGCGACCGCTACATGATCAACAACCGCTGGAACGATGCCGGCGTTCACCTGTCGTACAACCTGTTCAACCTGTTCTCGGGGCCGGCACAAAAGCGCCTGGCCGAAGCGGGTGTGAAACTGGCGGACCAGCGCCGCATCACGGCGCAAATGACCGTGCTGGCACAAGTGCACTTGTCGCGCCTGCAATACCAGATCGCTTACAAGCAATATCTGCGCGCCGATGAAATCTGGCAAGCCGATGCCAAGATCGACGCGCATGTCAAGAATCGCGGCAAGGCCCAGACCCAGAGCAAGCTGGAGCAGGTTGCCAACAGCACCACCGCCATTTTGAGCCTGCTGCGCCGCTACCAGTCGCTGGCGCAACTGCAAGCCTCGGCCAGCAAGGTGCAAGCCACGCTGGGCCTGGAACCGGTGCTGGGCAGCGTGACCGATATGTCGCTGGAACAGTTAACCAGTGAAGTCGGCGCGTCCATGGCTGGCTGGAGCCAGGGCGTGCAGGCGCCGGCGGTGGCCAAGTGA